Genomic segment of Paenibacillus sp. FSL R5-0912:
AACGTTGATGAAAACAAGTACGCCGGAGAATGGCTCCATCAGAGAACAGGTTCCTTTGCGGATTCCCCGCAATTGGCTGTGAGAACCTTGAAGGCAGGCCGGCAGAAAGCTAGTTTCGGAGTGCGGGGATAATCCCGCCGGGGGGCACCCGTTAACAGCCGCACAAGGCGATCGTCTGCAATAGTCCGTGTTCTCACGGAACAAGACGATAACCAGGGTGGTACCGCGATAATCATCGTCCCTGAATCTAATTCAGGGGCGTTTTTTGTTTTTGATTTTTCGGGTAACTTTTTGGGGCAACAATGAGTTTTCCGGCCAAAGTGCCGCATTAAATGATGAGACGGGAGCTGTACATGATGAAAGCAAGTGAAATCCGTTCCAAATGGCTGCAGTTTTTTGAGAGTAAAGGTCACCGCATTGAGCCGAGCGCCTCGCTCGTGCCCCACAACGATCCATCGCTGCTATGGATTAACGCAGGCATGGCGCCGCTGAAGGCTTACTTCGACGGCCGGGAGATTCCTGAGAATCCCCGCCTGACCAACTCACAGAAATGTATCCGTACCAATGATATTGAGAACGTAGGCAAGACGCGCCGTCACCACACGTTCTTCGAGATGCTGGGTAACTTCTCCATCGGCGATTACTTCAAGGAAGAAGCGATTACCTGGGCTTGGGAATTCCTTACCGGCAAGGAATGGATCGGCTTTGATGGCGACCGGATTTCCGTTACCGTGTATGCAGAGGACGAAGAAGCGTTCAAGCTGTGGAATGAAAAAGTCGGTCTGCCTGCAGAACGCATCATCAAGCTGGGCGACGAGAACTTCTGGGACATCGGTGAAGGACCTTGCGGCCCTTGCTCGGAGATCTTCTATGACCGCGGCGAGGCTTACGGCAGTGATATGAGTGATCCTGAGATGTATCCGGGCGGCGAGAATGAACGCTGGCTGGAAGTGTGGAACCTCGTGTTCTCGCAGTTCAATCATAACAAGGACGGCAGCTACACACCGCTTCCTAACAAGAATATTGATACCGGCGCAGGTCTGGAGCGCTTCGCTTCTATTCTGCAGGATGTGGACTCCAACTTCGACACCGACCTGTTCCAGCCGATTATCCAGAAGACTGCCGGTCTTGCCGGTGTAACCTACAAGGATAATGTTGAACAGGATATTGCGCTCAAAGTCATTGCCGACCATGTGCGTACCGTTACTTTTGCGGTAGGTGACGGCGTGCTTCCTTCCAATGAAGGACGCGGCTACATCATCCGCCGTCTGCTCCGCCGTGCAGTCCGTTACGGCAAGACACTTGGACTTGATCGTCCGTTCCTGCACGAGCTGACGGAGACGGTTGGCGAAGTTATGGGTGTATACTATCCTTCCGTAGTGGAGAACCGTGAATATATTGCCAAAATCATCCGCCTGGAAGAAGAACGGTTCCACGAAACATTGTCCGATGGTCTTGCTATCTTGGGCGAGATCAGTGCCAAAGCAAAGGCTGACGGCCTAAGTGCTATTGCAGGTGCTGATGCGTTCAAGCTCTATGACACTTACGGATTCCCGTTCGACCTGACAGAGGACTTCGCTTCCGAGCAGGGGCTTACGGTAGACCGTGAAGGCTTCGATACTGCGATGCAGGAGCAGCGTGACCGCGCCAGAGCAGCCCGCCAGGACAGCGCCAGCATGAAGATCCAGGGCGGAGCACTTGCCGAGCTGACGGTTAAAAGTGAATTTGTTGGATATAATGACACGGTAACCGAGTCTAAAGTGCTGGCGATTGTAGTTGACGGCGCACTTGCTGATGTCGTCAGTGAAGGCGCCCAGTGCCAGGTTATCCTTGAAACGACTCCATTCTACGCTGAAAGCGGCGGTCAGGTGAGCGATACCGGACTTTTGACCGGCGGCTCTGTGACTGCCAAGGTTACCGGACTCTTCAAAGCTCCGCATGGCCAGCATGTGCATCTGGTTACTGTCGAAGCCGGGGACCTGAAGGTTGGAGATACAGTCCGTGCGGAAGTGAACCGTGCCGAGCGTGAGGATATCGTGAAGAACCATACGGCAACCCACCTGCTGCATAAAGCGCTGAAGGAAGTGCTTGGCGGCCATGTCAACCAGGCAGGTTCTTTAGTAGAAGGCTCACGCCTGCGCTTTGACTTCTCGCATTTCGGAGCCATCACTCCGGAGGAGCTCAGCGATATCGAACAACGCGTGAACGCCCAGATCTGGCGCGGCCTCGATGTTGTCATTGAGAACAAGCCGATTGATGAAGCCAAAGCTATGGGAGCGATGGCCCTCTTCGGTGAGAAATACGGCAATATCGTCCGTGTCGTGCAGGTCGGCGACTACAGCCTGGAGCTGTGCGGCGGATGCCACGTAGCCAATACATCGCAGATCGGAATCTTCAAGCTGCTCAGCGAGAGCGGCATTGGTTCCGGTGTGCGCCGGATCGAAGCGGTGACCGGCCGCTACGCCTACCAGTTCACGGAGAGCCAGCTGGATCTGCTGAAGCAATCGGCAGCACTGCTGAAGTCCTCGCTGACGGATGTGCCTAAGCGGATCGAAGCCCTGCATGCCCAGGTTCGTGAGCTGGGCCGCGAGAACGAATCGCTGCAGTCCAAGCTGAGCGCAACCTTTGCAGCTGAGCTGACCAGCAGTGTGATTACAGTAGGCGGTGGCACGCAGCTGTTGGCAGTATCCGTGCAAGCCGGCAATATTGATGCTCTGCGCTCGACTGCAGACGAACTGAAATCCAAGCTTCCGGATGCCGTACTGGTGCTCGGCGCAGTAATGGATGACAAGGTGAATTTTGTGGTTGCTGTGCCGCAGGACCTGGTGAAGAAAGGCTTCCACGCCGGCAAGCTGGTCAAAGAAATCGCTGCGGTCTGCGGCGGTGGCGGCGGCGGACGTCCGGACATGGCACAGGCTGGCGGCAAGGATGCCTCCAAGCTGGGCGAAGCCCTGAAGAAGGCCGAAGAGCTTGTAGCTGCATTGGCTTAACGGATTGCCTGAAATAGCTGAGAAATTCCCCGGATAAAGATACAGCGGTACTGAGGGCAACATATCAGTACCGCTGCTTTATTCACAAAATGTATAATTTTTGGGGTTATTCATTATTGACCCGGGGCTTGCAATAGCTTAAAACCCAAAAAAACATCTATTTTTGTAGATAAAATACCAAAAAAAGCGCTTTTACAGTGGCAGGATTTCCTCGTTGGGCCATGAATATGTTATGATGAAGGCAGCAAGTAAGCTGTACAGCAGCAACTTTGCGAAGCCGCCCGAATCGGGGTGATTTTGCAGAAGGAAGGTGTCACAAATGGACTCCATGGACAAAACGGTCAAATTCAATGTGAAGGGCGACGAAAAGGAAGCTTCTCCCCAGGAAATTTTACTCGCCGTGTACGACGCGCTGGTGGAGAAGGAATATCATCCGATCAACCAGATCGTAGGGTATCTACTTTCCGGAGATCCGGCTTACATTCCGCGCCACAACAATGCGAGAAGTTTGGTCCGGAGAAAAGAACGTGATGAGCTGATTGAGGAACTGGTCCGGTTCTATCTGGCCAATCATCGGGTGGACCAGCCGAAATGATGAAGAAGCTGGGACTGGATTACGGCGACCGCAGAATCGGTGTCGCCACAAGCGATATTTTCGGGTGGACAGCGCAGGCTTTGGAGACTATTGAGCGGCGCGGAAACGGCAACGAATTCGACCGTATCCGTGAACTGGTCAAGGAGTACGAAATCGGTGAGATTGTCGTTGGGCTGCCGAAGAATATGAACGGCTCAGTAGGACCCCGTGGTGAAATTTGCATCGAATTCGCAGACCAGCTGCGGGAGCAACTTGATTTACCCGTACACCTTTGGGATGAGCGTCTGACGACGGTATCTGCTGAGCGGGTGCTGATTGAAGGGGACGTCAGTCGGAAGAAACGCAAGGGGATTGTGGACAAAATGGCCGCAGCCCTGATATTGCAAAATTTTTTGGATGCTAACAGTAAAAGGTGAGGGGTGTGCGGATATGACAAACGAGCAGATCGGCCAAGAAGAAGAACCGGAAATTATCTATAT
This window contains:
- the alaS gene encoding alanine--tRNA ligase: MKASEIRSKWLQFFESKGHRIEPSASLVPHNDPSLLWINAGMAPLKAYFDGREIPENPRLTNSQKCIRTNDIENVGKTRRHHTFFEMLGNFSIGDYFKEEAITWAWEFLTGKEWIGFDGDRISVTVYAEDEEAFKLWNEKVGLPAERIIKLGDENFWDIGEGPCGPCSEIFYDRGEAYGSDMSDPEMYPGGENERWLEVWNLVFSQFNHNKDGSYTPLPNKNIDTGAGLERFASILQDVDSNFDTDLFQPIIQKTAGLAGVTYKDNVEQDIALKVIADHVRTVTFAVGDGVLPSNEGRGYIIRRLLRRAVRYGKTLGLDRPFLHELTETVGEVMGVYYPSVVENREYIAKIIRLEEERFHETLSDGLAILGEISAKAKADGLSAIAGADAFKLYDTYGFPFDLTEDFASEQGLTVDREGFDTAMQEQRDRARAARQDSASMKIQGGALAELTVKSEFVGYNDTVTESKVLAIVVDGALADVVSEGAQCQVILETTPFYAESGGQVSDTGLLTGGSVTAKVTGLFKAPHGQHVHLVTVEAGDLKVGDTVRAEVNRAEREDIVKNHTATHLLHKALKEVLGGHVNQAGSLVEGSRLRFDFSHFGAITPEELSDIEQRVNAQIWRGLDVVIENKPIDEAKAMGAMALFGEKYGNIVRVVQVGDYSLELCGGCHVANTSQIGIFKLLSESGIGSGVRRIEAVTGRYAYQFTESQLDLLKQSAALLKSSLTDVPKRIEALHAQVRELGRENESLQSKLSATFAAELTSSVITVGGGTQLLAVSVQAGNIDALRSTADELKSKLPDAVLVLGAVMDDKVNFVVAVPQDLVKKGFHAGKLVKEIAAVCGGGGGGRPDMAQAGGKDASKLGEALKKAEELVAALA
- the ruvX gene encoding Holliday junction resolvase RuvX; translation: MKKLGLDYGDRRIGVATSDIFGWTAQALETIERRGNGNEFDRIRELVKEYEIGEIVVGLPKNMNGSVGPRGEICIEFADQLREQLDLPVHLWDERLTTVSAERVLIEGDVSRKKRKGIVDKMAAALILQNFLDANSKR
- a CDS encoding IreB family regulatory phosphoprotein; translation: MDSMDKTVKFNVKGDEKEASPQEILLAVYDALVEKEYHPINQIVGYLLSGDPAYIPRHNNARSLVRRKERDELIEELVRFYLANHRVDQPK